The following proteins come from a genomic window of Pararhodobacter sp.:
- a CDS encoding outer membrane protein assembly factor BamD, producing MLGAGRKLTTLAVAGVLVLALASCSDRVRTDEPLDNYTAQEIFERGEYVLETSARPEGALRYFREVERIYPYTDWARRSIVMQAYALHRSRQYDEARATAQRFLDQYPGDPDAAWAAYIVALTYYDQIEDVGRDQGLTFQALRYLRYVIEEYPNTEYARSAVLKFDLAYDRLAAKEMEIGRYYLSRGNYSAAVNRFRAVVEQYQTTTHTPEALHRLVESYLALGLRSEAQTAGAILGHNFRSNPFYEDSYALLNRAGLSADATGENWLREIYRRTVRGDWI from the coding sequence ATGCTGGGTGCCGGGCGCAAACTGACGACGCTTGCGGTTGCAGGGGTATTGGTGTTGGCACTGGCTTCGTGTTCGGACCGCGTCCGCACCGATGAGCCACTGGATAATTATACCGCGCAAGAGATCTTTGAGCGTGGCGAGTATGTGCTGGAAACCAGCGCGCGCCCAGAAGGCGCCCTGCGCTATTTCCGCGAAGTGGAGCGGATCTATCCCTATACCGATTGGGCGCGTCGCTCGATCGTGATGCAGGCTTATGCGCTGCACCGCAGTCGCCAATATGACGAGGCCCGCGCAACGGCGCAACGCTTCCTCGATCAATACCCCGGCGACCCGGATGCGGCCTGGGCGGCTTATATCGTCGCCTTGACCTATTACGATCAGATCGAGGATGTCGGCCGCGATCAGGGGCTGACCTTTCAGGCCTTGCGCTATCTGCGCTATGTGATCGAGGAATACCCCAACACCGAATATGCCCGCTCGGCGGTGCTGAAATTCGATCTGGCCTATGATCGCCTGGCGGCCAAAGAGATGGAAATCGGACGCTATTATCTGAGCCGTGGCAATTATTCGGCAGCGGTCAATCGGTTCCGGGCGGTGGTGGAGCAATATCAGACCACCACGCACACCCCTGAGGCGTTGCATCGTCTGGTCGAAAGCTATCTGGCGTTGGGCCTGCGCTCGGAAGCGCAGACGGCGGGCGCGATCCTGGGCCACAACTTCCGCAGCAACCCCTTCTATGAAGACAGCTACGCGCTGCTGAACCGGGCTGGTTTGTCCGCGGACGCGACCGGCGAAAACTGGCTGCGCGAGATTTACCGCCGCACGGTCCGCGGCGACTGGATCTAA
- the lpxC gene encoding UDP-3-O-acyl-N-acetylglucosamine deacetylase translates to MQTTLQTTVRFAGVALHSGVPVSLDVHPAPAGHGIVFERTDLNGTADERRVVVGPDALIEASLCTKIGNRHGVTVSTIEHLMAALAGCGIHNALITLDGPEVPILDGSSQAFVTAFVAVGMVAQDAPLLALNVLRTVEVRMNDAWARLEPADQLSIAFEIDFPDAAIGHQQLELELCNGTFVRELSDCRTFCRQSDVDFMRANGLALGGTYENAVVVEGDLILSPGGLRRANEPVRHKMLDAMGDLAVAGAPILGRYVGHRAGHTLTGRLVRALLADPLAYEWVAVGGARAHSMPGAGVSAKDLARHAAVT, encoded by the coding sequence GTGCAGACCACCCTTCAAACCACAGTGCGTTTTGCTGGAGTCGCCCTACATTCGGGTGTCCCGGTGAGCCTTGACGTGCATCCGGCACCGGCCGGGCATGGCATCGTGTTCGAGCGGACGGACCTGAATGGCACGGCGGATGAGCGGCGGGTCGTGGTTGGCCCGGATGCGTTGATCGAGGCCAGCCTGTGCACCAAGATCGGTAACCGCCATGGCGTGACCGTATCCACCATCGAGCACCTGATGGCCGCTCTGGCGGGGTGCGGCATTCACAACGCCTTGATCACGCTGGATGGCCCCGAGGTTCCAATCCTGGACGGCTCGTCTCAGGCTTTTGTCACCGCGTTTGTCGCGGTGGGCATGGTGGCGCAAGATGCGCCGTTGCTGGCGCTGAATGTGCTGCGCACCGTCGAAGTCCGGATGAATGACGCCTGGGCCCGGCTGGAGCCCGCCGATCAGTTGTCCATCGCCTTCGAGATTGATTTTCCCGATGCCGCAATCGGTCATCAGCAGTTGGAACTGGAGTTGTGCAACGGCACCTTCGTGCGCGAACTCAGCGATTGCCGCACCTTCTGCCGCCAGTCGGATGTCGATTTCATGCGCGCCAACGGGCTTGCGCTGGGTGGCACCTATGAGAATGCCGTGGTGGTCGAGGGGGACCTGATCCTCAGCCCCGGCGGCTTGCGTCGCGCCAACGAGCCGGTGCGTCACAAGATGCTGGACGCGATGGGCGATCTGGCCGTGGCGGGCGCGCCGATCCTGGGGCGCTACGTCGGGCATCGCGCGGGGCACACGTTGACCGGACGTCTGGTGCGCGCCTTGTTGGCGGACCCTCTGGCGTATGAATGGGTTGCCGTGGGCGGTGCGCGCGCGCATTCCATGCCCGGCGCCGGCGTCAGTGCCAAGGACCTGGCGCGCCACGCCGCGGTCACCTGA